In one window of Bifidobacterium sp. WK041_4_12 DNA:
- a CDS encoding dipeptidase: MTEITLDEIRSRVDRHWDAIVDVLSKKVALAAVSAKGITGDHMRRSADFVSNELRKLGVDTRVVQSTNPDGTPGAFEVVGSKIVDENAPTVLLYAHHDVQPVPDPSQWDTDAFTATTKGDRLFGRGAADDGGGIAIHAGSLLALGEDLRVNIKVFFEGEEEMGSPSFIPFIKAHKDAFESDVIIVADSGNWSDKIPSLTTSLRGNTDVDVTVRVLGHPVHSGQFGGPILDANTVAAMLIASMYDADGSLQIPGLKSQEPVGGLQQDIDEATLRHDAAVLPSWKMTGTDSLASRLWTKPSVSVIGFDAHPVEGSFNVLADSATFRLSLRTAPSQRPEEAQQALTEFLKEHAPFGAVVEVKPLENGMGWAMDPSSEAVKDAQAAMAQAFGVEPINKGEGGSIPFIPELQRLFPHAQVLVTGPEDPQSNAHSPNESISLYGLRRNIVAEALLMQALGR; this comes from the coding sequence ATGACCGAAATCACGTTGGACGAAATAAGGTCTCGCGTTGACAGGCATTGGGATGCGATTGTCGATGTGCTGTCGAAGAAGGTTGCCCTCGCAGCCGTTTCCGCGAAGGGAATCACCGGGGACCATATGCGCAGATCCGCAGACTTCGTTTCCAATGAGCTCAGGAAACTGGGTGTTGACACTCGCGTCGTGCAGTCGACCAATCCCGATGGAACGCCAGGCGCGTTTGAAGTGGTTGGCTCCAAGATCGTTGACGAGAATGCTCCGACCGTTCTCCTATATGCGCATCATGATGTGCAGCCTGTTCCTGATCCTTCGCAATGGGATACCGACGCATTCACCGCCACTACGAAGGGTGATCGCCTGTTCGGTCGCGGGGCTGCCGACGATGGCGGCGGAATTGCCATTCATGCCGGAAGTCTGCTGGCGCTGGGCGAGGACCTGAGAGTCAACATCAAGGTGTTCTTCGAAGGCGAGGAGGAGATGGGCTCACCGAGCTTCATTCCCTTCATCAAGGCTCATAAGGATGCCTTCGAATCAGATGTGATCATCGTTGCGGATTCGGGCAACTGGTCCGATAAGATTCCCAGTCTGACCACATCCTTGCGCGGCAATACGGATGTTGACGTGACCGTTCGGGTTCTGGGACATCCGGTGCATTCCGGCCAGTTCGGCGGCCCTATTCTTGATGCGAATACCGTGGCGGCCATGCTTATTGCAAGCATGTACGATGCCGATGGTTCCTTGCAGATTCCAGGGCTGAAGAGTCAGGAGCCCGTTGGAGGACTTCAGCAGGATATCGATGAGGCAACGCTTCGTCATGATGCTGCCGTGCTGCCGTCATGGAAGATGACCGGCACCGATTCCTTGGCTTCCCGGCTCTGGACCAAGCCAAGCGTTTCCGTCATCGGATTTGACGCCCATCCGGTTGAAGGTTCATTCAACGTGCTCGCGGATTCTGCCACCTTCAGACTTTCCTTGCGTACGGCGCCTTCGCAACGCCCTGAAGAAGCGCAGCAGGCATTGACGGAATTCTTGAAGGAGCATGCGCCATTCGGAGCGGTCGTTGAGGTCAAGCCCTTGGAGAACGGCATGGGTTGGGCTATGGATCCCAGCAGCGAAGCAGTCAAGGATGCGCAGGCAGCGATGGCACAGGCTTTCGGCGTTGAACCCATCAACAAAGGGGAGGGAGGTTCGATCCCGTTCATTCCCGAACTGCAGAGGCTGTTCCCCCATGCGCAGGTGCTGGTTACGGGACCGGAAGATCCACAATCGAATGCTCACAGTCCGAACGAATCCATCTCGCTCTATGGACTGCGTAGGAATATCGTCGCCGAAGCCTTGCTGATGCAAGCCCTAGGTCGATAG
- a CDS encoding ECF transporter S component has protein sequence MTSVTSSSHTSLRWRVVDIAVASVIGVVSSLIFWAAALLWNVAGSPMEAVVPGLSGLLNGLWLFAGPLAAIIVRKPGAAVYAEVIAAVLEAILGNAWGISTLYIGLVQGFMAEIAFVIFMYRTWNLAVTALSGVLAGIGCWGYTFFTNLQAINWAGSYGFINLITTIISAMLVAGVLMWYLYIAIAHTGALDRFASGRDVRGITA, from the coding sequence ATGACATCAGTTACAAGTTCTTCGCACACGTCACTCCGCTGGCGGGTTGTCGACATCGCCGTTGCATCAGTCATCGGAGTGGTGAGTTCATTGATTTTCTGGGCGGCTGCACTGCTCTGGAACGTCGCAGGAAGCCCTATGGAGGCTGTCGTTCCAGGTCTTTCCGGATTGCTTAACGGCCTGTGGCTGTTCGCAGGGCCTCTTGCTGCCATCATCGTTCGAAAGCCAGGGGCTGCGGTGTACGCGGAAGTCATCGCAGCAGTGCTCGAAGCCATACTAGGCAACGCGTGGGGAATTTCCACGCTCTATATCGGTCTGGTTCAGGGTTTCATGGCTGAGATCGCATTCGTCATCTTCATGTATCGCACGTGGAATCTTGCGGTGACTGCTCTCTCTGGTGTGCTCGCGGGCATCGGCTGCTGGGGATATACATTCTTCACGAATCTTCAGGCAATCAACTGGGCTGGCTCATACGGATTCATCAACCTGATAACCACCATCATTTCTGCCATGCTCGTCGCAGGAGTTCTGATGTGGTATCTCTATATCGCCATAGCCCATACGGGTGCGCTCGACCGCTTTGCATCAGGCCGCGATGTTCGCGGAATCACAGCCTGA
- a CDS encoding DUF3043 domain-containing protein, with protein sequence MTWNPLKRKNDADNAAQVAFDSEPEGTGKGRPTPKRKQAEAENLHPIVPKDRKASRKVEREKLRVRQDSEYQAMRTGDVNHMPKAERLASRVYVRDYIDARWNIAEFFVPIAFIILLGSFIVSSFYPVLSVPLLILMYVYLFASVIDIAIMWRGLKRKLIAKFGEQSVAKGSRMASYAWSRTLQMRRWRMPRPSSKKHGNWPK encoded by the coding sequence ATGACATGGAACCCACTCAAACGTAAGAATGACGCGGATAATGCGGCACAAGTAGCCTTCGATTCCGAGCCGGAAGGCACGGGCAAGGGACGCCCGACGCCAAAGCGAAAACAGGCCGAGGCAGAGAACCTTCACCCCATCGTTCCCAAGGATCGAAAAGCCAGTCGAAAGGTCGAACGCGAAAAGCTTCGTGTCCGCCAGGACAGCGAATATCAGGCCATGCGCACTGGCGACGTGAACCACATGCCAAAGGCGGAACGGCTTGCATCCCGCGTATACGTGAGGGATTACATCGATGCCAGGTGGAACATCGCAGAGTTCTTCGTTCCTATCGCATTCATTATTCTGCTGGGCTCGTTTATCGTCTCATCATTCTATCCAGTGCTTTCGGTGCCGCTGCTGATTCTGATGTATGTCTATCTGTTCGCCTCGGTAATCGATATTGCTATCATGTGGCGCGGTCTGAAACGCAAGCTCATCGCCAAGTTCGGCGAGCAGTCAGTGGCCAAGGGCTCCCGCATGGCAAGCTATGCATGGTCGCGTACGCTGCAGATGCGTCGCTGGCGCATGCCACGCCCCAGCAGCAAAAAACATGGGAACTGGCCAAAGTAA
- a CDS encoding ATP-binding cassette domain-containing protein has product MQTHVPEVNSHTAQKETETEQVSLSSRSEAIAAGQAASLSWRNWGYRHASRRNFSVRNLNLNIRAGERVLLLGASGIGKSTILEGAAGLLGVDAVEATPTESSHSVESSDSHSQSTTQSTTQLIDSDGGTTEGSIYVGDQPVYDAIGRVGLVLQDPDAQTIFQRLGDNVAFGPENMNVPRTQIWKRVEACLHEVGLDDVQLHRSTTHLSGGQMQRLALAGVLAMRPGVLLLDEPTANLDPDGVRQIVGAVRNVVDTQHATMVLVEHKAEPWIDMIDRVVVLGLEREGTSPVKPSDPSTDEISRKGFRRTVIVADGTPDEVFTDTTLDFAALGIWMPRRYRKATDEIRRVHGEGKPDTSAQVGTGTTMLTTRDLAIGRHGQAIAEHINLEFAQGQITALVGANGVGKSTLSMTLAGLLKPVNGTVRATPELAGNLKSDDPHAWKSTDLASRISYVFQNPEHQFAKGTVLEEVMLAPLKIGMDEAQAHSIARKLLERFNLLQYAKANPYTLSGGEKRRLTVASAMAAAPKVLLLDEPTFGQDRCTWMQIVRYIDSLRREGVCIIVVTHDLEMVTALDARVVELVPSSSDSEQAWKAEHANSQTHDDMIAVSDAEDRREPPRQSSHSRFIAALNPAIRLIGAMMMTIPLLLSLDWVSASVALGLELLGFLCAGLSPWRILTYSWPIFVGAPGAALAVLLYGKVGGDTWWQWGMIHVTDRSATLAIATAIRILAIGIPAIIMVFGIDATDLADSFTQILHLPDRFVYGGLAGIRLFSVLQDDWAALTSSRRSRGLGDENAVAAFFPQAFALLVLSIRRSTMLATAMETRGFGSALPRSHARVSRLRGIDYGFLILCVLIPIAALVAAAFAGSYVFLGGR; this is encoded by the coding sequence ATGCAGACACACGTTCCTGAAGTGAATTCCCATACAGCGCAGAAGGAGACGGAGACGGAGCAGGTCTCCCTCTCCAGCCGTTCGGAGGCAATAGCCGCTGGACAGGCGGCTTCGCTGTCATGGCGCAACTGGGGATACCGACATGCATCACGTCGTAACTTCTCAGTGCGAAATCTGAATCTCAACATTCGTGCCGGAGAACGTGTGCTGCTGCTTGGAGCATCCGGCATTGGCAAATCCACGATTCTTGAAGGGGCTGCCGGCCTGCTGGGAGTCGATGCAGTCGAAGCCACGCCGACCGAGTCATCTCATTCAGTTGAGTCATCTGATTCACATTCGCAGTCAACCACGCAGTCAACCACGCAGCTCATTGACAGCGATGGTGGCACGACAGAAGGTTCGATCTATGTCGGAGATCAGCCCGTGTACGATGCCATAGGACGGGTTGGACTCGTGCTGCAGGACCCGGATGCCCAGACGATTTTTCAGCGTCTTGGTGACAATGTGGCATTCGGTCCGGAAAATATGAACGTGCCTCGGACGCAGATCTGGAAACGTGTCGAAGCGTGCCTTCATGAAGTCGGCCTGGACGATGTGCAGCTGCATCGTTCGACCACGCATCTCAGTGGTGGTCAGATGCAGCGTCTTGCCCTTGCAGGTGTGCTCGCCATGCGTCCAGGTGTGCTGCTTCTCGATGAACCGACTGCCAATCTCGACCCGGATGGAGTGCGCCAGATTGTCGGCGCGGTGCGCAATGTCGTCGACACTCAGCATGCCACGATGGTGCTCGTGGAACATAAGGCAGAGCCTTGGATCGATATGATCGACAGGGTTGTCGTGCTCGGGCTTGAACGCGAGGGTACATCGCCTGTCAAGCCATCCGATCCGTCGACTGACGAAATTTCCCGGAAGGGTTTCAGACGCACGGTTATCGTTGCCGATGGCACGCCGGATGAAGTGTTCACCGACACGACGCTGGATTTCGCAGCATTGGGCATATGGATGCCCAGGCGATATCGCAAGGCCACGGACGAGATTCGGCGCGTGCACGGCGAAGGCAAGCCTGATACATCTGCACAGGTGGGCACGGGAACGACGATGCTCACTACGCGCGATCTCGCTATCGGACGTCACGGTCAGGCGATTGCCGAGCATATCAACCTTGAGTTTGCACAAGGGCAGATAACGGCGCTTGTGGGAGCCAACGGGGTGGGGAAGTCAACGCTTTCGATGACGCTTGCTGGACTGCTGAAACCGGTGAATGGCACGGTCAGGGCCACACCTGAACTTGCAGGGAATCTCAAGAGCGACGACCCGCATGCATGGAAGTCAACCGATCTGGCATCGAGAATCTCATACGTGTTCCAGAATCCTGAGCATCAGTTCGCCAAGGGAACCGTGTTGGAAGAGGTGATGCTTGCACCGCTCAAGATCGGCATGGACGAGGCGCAGGCACATTCCATTGCCCGCAAGCTGCTGGAACGCTTCAATCTTCTGCAGTATGCGAAGGCGAATCCCTACACGCTTTCTGGCGGAGAGAAGCGACGATTGACGGTCGCATCGGCCATGGCTGCGGCTCCAAAGGTGCTTCTGCTCGATGAACCCACATTTGGTCAGGACCGATGCACATGGATGCAGATCGTTCGATACATCGACTCCCTGCGCCGCGAGGGTGTGTGCATCATCGTCGTGACGCATGACCTCGAGATGGTCACGGCGTTGGATGCGCGTGTCGTTGAATTGGTTCCATCGTCGTCTGATTCCGAACAGGCTTGGAAAGCCGAGCATGCGAACAGTCAGACCCATGACGACATGATTGCGGTGAGTGACGCGGAAGATCGCCGAGAGCCTCCTCGCCAATCCAGTCATTCCCGTTTCATAGCGGCTTTGAATCCAGCGATACGACTCATTGGTGCCATGATGATGACCATCCCACTATTGCTGAGCCTCGATTGGGTTTCTGCAAGCGTCGCACTCGGCCTTGAGCTGCTGGGCTTCCTGTGCGCTGGTCTATCGCCATGGAGAATACTTACATATTCATGGCCGATTTTCGTGGGTGCGCCGGGCGCAGCACTGGCGGTGCTGCTCTACGGAAAAGTGGGTGGCGACACATGGTGGCAATGGGGAATGATCCATGTCACCGACCGTTCCGCAACACTGGCTATCGCGACCGCCATCCGTATTCTTGCTATCGGCATTCCCGCGATAATCATGGTATTCGGCATTGATGCGACCGATCTGGCCGACTCGTTCACGCAGATTCTGCATCTGCCAGACAGATTCGTATATGGGGGTCTGGCGGGCATACGCCTGTTCAGCGTATTGCAGGATGACTGGGCAGCCTTGACTTCATCGCGCAGATCTCGTGGATTGGGTGACGAGAACGCCGTTGCTGCGTTCTTCCCACAGGCATTCGCGTTGCTGGTGCTTTCAATTCGTCGCTCGACCATGCTGGCAACGGCGATGGAGACACGAGGCTTTGGCAGTGCACTGCCACGAAGCCACGCCCGCGTTTCTAGACTGCGAGGCATAGACTATGGCTTTCTTATCCTCTGCGTGCTTATTCCCATAGCAGCCCTTGTTGCAGCGGCATTCGCGGGAAGCTATGTATTCCTAGGCGGCAGATAG